ATGAATACATTAAGCCTATCactaaaaaatagcactgcctacaTAAAATGTTTGACTGCCTAAGCCTGCCAGTACAATAAAGCATCGACTTGCCTTCCTTGCTTTCCTTGCAGATTTGAGCACCACAGTAAGAGAGGGCAATGTGAAGAATTTATGTCTCATCAGAAAAAATGATGTTGTGCCTCTTCTCAAGCAAAATTCAGTAAACAATGCCTCTGACGTGAGTCAAAAGGGCAAAGTATTGTTTTTCCTTTCGCATGGCAGTTGGGGGAATGGTATCGAGACAGTGTCTCTATTGGGACAAAGGTCTCTGAGGAATCCTGCAGTCCCTGAGTTGAAGTCTCAGTAGTGTGGAAATTCATTTGGCCAAAAGGTATTTTGAATGCAATGGCCCTGGCCTGATCCATAGAAGATGTGTTGTGCCCAAGTTCTGGTGAACTCAAGGAAACTTACTTTAACCTTGGaatcccattgctttcaatgggacttgcacaGCTACTTTTCTCAGGAGGACAATGTCTATTCAAAGAAATATGGCATTGTCATGATGTTTGTGTAGCGTGATAGACTGCAGATAGCAACAGAGCGGTCATATGCCACTGCTAGCAATTAAATATGAGTGCCCATCACCACATCAATCAGATATAAGAGCTATAGCATGCAACCAATAAATGATATTGCCTTGTCCTCTGACAAGAAGACCTCGAGCTTCTTTGGCACAGTGAGAGTTGAGCAAAGGACGTCTAAAAAAGATGAATTACTGGGGAAGAGATACATGGGGGTCTAGAGGTGAACTTCTGTCCCTATGGCCAAGAGAATTGCCCCTTCCCTACCAGAGTAATCAAGTAGGTCAGGAGAATTGTCACAAAGAGGGACATTTGCACTTCCAGAAGATTAGACAGCTTGGTGAggtaaaaaatattttgtttctgtgATATGGTCTTTCTCCATCTTCCTGCCAATCAGGTCAACTGGATTATCCAAAAGACAGTGGAAACAGAGTAAATTTGTTTAAAGCTTAACTACTTAACAATATATAATTGATTACCTATCTGACTTTTATTTACATTGAGCTTGATTCCTTTTCTGTCTCCACACATCCCTCATCCACCTATGGCTACCAGCTTGGCCAGAGAGGACTGGCAACTGAGTGGGAGTTCATATGTACTTCTCAGTGTGCAATAATCTAGAGTTAATATACTAAAGCTTCACTATGAGCCACTGAGAAAAGGAAATGCCATCTTATCAACAATCTAACCAATAATCAATTATGAAATTTGAAATACAAAATGTAGGTCATATTATGCATCCAGCAAAATCCTGAACTTTGACTGATTAacagtatataataataaaatttattatttatacccccccacccaaaaaaaaatctggcttggtttccccagccactctgtgcagcttccaacaaaatattaaaatacaataatctgttaaacattaaaagcttccctaaacagggctgccttcagatgtcttctaaaagtctggtagttgacATGTGTCCTTCCTAACTCTGTGCAACATTACCAAGTACagtaaatgaaatatttaaaaatgaaaaaggtaGGATTTGCTTATGAAATCTCAAATTTTCAGTCAGAAATTATAGAAAGTGGTACTAAAATATCTTCAAAGATGTACAATTCGTGCTTGGAATGGGAAATCAAAGATGAAGAGGTCAAGGATGTCATGACAAAGTGGGCAAAAATGTGAGATACAATACTCAGGTGACAGATTGGGGAAAATTCTGGGAGAAGGACTTAAAATTCATGGCCTGTGCTTCATTTAAAcgtaaaaaaaagagggggggatgcTGTTTGGATAATCCTAGCTCAGTAcagtcccagctaaagaagactGGTAAATTAAGTTAATGGAATAGGCTGAAATGGTTTAAATAATTGGGAAATCTAGAAATTAAGATGTTAACAATATAAAGAAGAATATTTATTGTATACACACAAAAGCAATGCACATAAGTaaatacattagcaggatttcgAAAAACACTTGTAACACGTTAGACAATGtattaaaaatggaagaaaacagaAGTTAAGATTTTTTGGATGtccataaatgaaaataatagaatGGAACCAGGGGAGGAGACAGAGGGAAGTTGAGGGATTCAAGTAATCCCAAACTAAGGATTTAATAtgaattgttaaaaaaaaaccaaaaaacataattgtgtttgtgtcttcttcttcttcttcttgttcttcttcttgttcttcttcttcttcttctgttcttctgggttattttctttttctttaaatgaaatGTTTTTGGGTTTTgtaaaaagttaattaaaaaattatcacattaaaaaaaccagtCTGTTTCCTTGGTGGCAAAGATAAttggtgggattcacctaagtTGTTGTGTGCATAGAATGAAGTCCACTCAGGCCACATCTCCTTCCACCTTGTGCCCCCAGTAATCCATAAATCTGCTGTAGGAGGTTGGGAGAAAACCCAGAGCAGGATGCAAGAGGAGTGCATGGCAGAAGACAGGGGGGAAGGTCCTATTGTGCAGGTGGAACTTGTTCCTCTGCTCATGTGCCCCTTAGTactacactgaattccacccactatgtttgccttccccgtagcaaaacatcacaactttggcagtttcaggcctcaggtggaatcctttagtctatcttctctaaattggggggggggtttgaagcggtgacccacgcccTGCCTGCGGTgtcgatcccagggttccccgctaaaggggttgttttgaggggaggTATTGGCCATACGCCGTTAgcttgtcattgctctcccctgggaCGGTGGCAAaatggggggcgggctctctgcttgaacagacgttctccagagccagcccaatccccacatattctggataaccctgatgttccccagatccctggctgggaactgggagggataaacgcccacagcctaagccaaggtctccctacacctgaagtttgaataaagttgtggccaaattttaatcccataacacgttgtcttgagtcattattccacgcGGGTGTCACGCAGGGTCGGGGGATCTCTGCCGGTctgcggaaggaaggaaggaaggaaggaaggaaggaaggaaggaaggaaggaaggaaggaaggaaggaatattgTAGTGACTTTTAGCTCAGAAGTACAACATATTTGAAGGACAGTATTCAAGGACAGGGAGGAATGAAACCAGCAACTTCATGAAAATCATTTCAAGCCAAATGCTTTGACCAAGGCCCTCTTAACATCCTTATTCCTCAGGCTGTAGATCATAGGGTTTAGCATAGGAGTAACAATCCCATACAGCATGGAAACAATTCTGTCCTGTTTGGGCGAATAGCTGGAAGTGGGGCGAACATAGGTGGCAATGGTGGTcccataaaacaggaaaactacAGTCAGGTGGGAACCACAGGTAGAAAAAGCTTTGCGCCTTCCCTCAGCAGAGCGCATGCGCAGGATAGCAGAGATGATATAGATGTAAGAGATCAGAGTGACCAGGAAAGCACCACCTCCTAAAATGCCAGCCACAAGGAGAGCAACCAGTTCAGGGAGGTAGGTAGAGGAGCAAGAGGCAGCCATTAGTGGTGGGATATCGCAGTAATATTGGTTAATTTTATAGGGCTCACAGAAGGATAATGTAAAGGTCAATGAGGTATGAATCATGGAATTGATGAAGCCGGTTAGCCAGGTCCCAGCAGCCAGCTGAGCACACCGCCTTTTCGTCATGATGTTTGTGTAGTGCAGGGGACTGCAGATTGCCACGTAGCGGTCATACGCCATCACTGAGAGCAAGAAGATTTCGGTGCCCACAGCATCAATCAGAAAGAAGAGCTGTAATACACAACCAACAAATGATATTGTCTTGTCCTCCGACATAAAGATCTGGAGCATCTTTGGCACTGTAACTGTGGGGCAAAGGACATCCAGGAAAGATAGGCTGCTGATGAAGAAGTACATGGGAGTCTGGAGGTGAACATCTGTCGCTATTGCCATGAGGATTGATCCATTCCCTACCAGAGTGATCAAGTAAATCAGCAGAATTGCTACAAAGAGGAATATTCGCACTTCTGGGAGATCAGACAGCTCTATGAAATAAAAATCTCTTGTTTTTGTGATATTGGTTTTCTCCATTGCCACTCAAATTTTCTATCTAAATTACAGAGAAAACAAAGCAGATTTGTTAAGAGAGCAACAgtagggatcattcagtttgtaaccGAAGGGTAGTTCTGTTATTAATAAGAGAGCTGATTGGGACGCAGGGTGCCGATGCCCCAACTCTAGGGAAGCATAGGTACCTCAGTCCCCTTGATATCAGTTTTAGGGTGCCAGGCTCCCTCAATGTTCAGCCATTTAATTATCTTTCTTAAAACTGCAAGTTTGACCTGCAACACAATGTTGCAATGTCCACCCACAGAGTTTTATTCACTCCTTTCCACAGTGAGACAGCATTTCATGGACAATGAGCATGCTGAGTTTGACAGTTTCCCTCCaccttaaactcccccccccttaaagataTCGTCCACTTCTGCAAATGTCAGCATTTCCTACATCAGATGATACCATTTCCTGGTGTGGTTGGTACCTTCTTGACTACATAAAGACAGCATGAATGtgctattaaaatatattaatcaAGTCAATGTCCATTTGTTGCAAACATTAAACTTTATAAAACCAGATACATATTATTTCAGCTTTTTCATCAGCTATTTTCAACTGACAAAATAAGATTTCTCAAAATATTAgtctatttttcatttaaaaatttcATTATTTCTTCATTAAAATACTTGTTTATAGAAGAAGATATcagatttttgtttaaaaaattaagatcAATAAAACAGGTTTAGTGGCATCTAACAACATTACCCTCCAAAATTACACTTTCTCTTAATACCAGACCTCTTACGGGGGTAAGAGAATAATCAGCCAAATCTGCCACTGTTTGATAAAAATAAATGGCTTGAAAATTTACGTAATGATAACAGTTTAATGCAGACATACAATAATTGTTATAAAGCAGTAACTAAACCTACCTTATACATTCCCACAAATGAATTTTGAATCAATGGAATGGGTTTTAATACAGATTTTAAAACGAAATGGATTTAAAAATTAAGTCATCACAACAATGTATATTGTGAAGATGCTATTGTTTTTCAACTGCAAAACCTAAAGCTACAGTATAAAGTCCCTTTTTACTGATAAGGGATTTAAGATTGTGACATGGAAATTTGCCCATCACCCACAGATATAATGAGTTCTGATCTCTGATCTTCAGCTCATTGAATGAATACAATATGCCTATCACTAAAAAGTAGCACTGCCTACATAATATATTTGACTGCCTAAGTCTGCCAGTACAATAAAGCATCGACTTGCCTACCTTGCTTTCCTTGCAAACTTGAGCACCACAGTAAGAGAGGGCAATGTGAAGAATTTATATCTCATCAGGAAAAATGATGTCATGCCTCTTTTGAAGAAAAATTCCATAAACATTGCCTCTGACTTGAGTCAAAGGGGCAAAGTATTGTTTTTCCTTTGGCACGGGTGGTTGGGGGAATGGTATCAAGACAAAGTGTCTCTATTGGGACAAAGGTCTCTGAGGAATCCTGCAGTCTCAGTAGTGTGCAAATTCATTTAGCCAAAAGGTATTTTGAATGCAATGGCCCTGGCCTGATCCGTAGAAGTTGTGCCCAAGTTCTGGTGAACTCAAGGAAACTTACTTTGACCTTGAAAtctcattgctttcaatgggactcGCACAGCTACTTTTCTCAGGAGGACAAAGTCTCTTCAAAGCAATATttgtttcaatgtatttttaatcttttgttggaaggcgcccagagtgggcgggtaaataataataataataataatttactattatattatattattattattattattattattattattattattatttgcttttgtcATGATGTTTGTGTAGCGTGATGAAAGCGTGATGGACTGCAGATAGCAACATAGCGGTCATATGCTACTGCTAGCAATTAAATATGAGTGCCCATCACCACATCAATCAGAAATAAGAGTTGTAGCATGCAACCAACAAATGATATTGCCTTGTCCTCTGACAATAAGACCTGGAGCATCTCACAGTGACAATTGGGCAAAGGAcatctaaaaaaattaaattactgAGGAAGATGTACATGGGGGTCTGGAGGTGAACATCTGTCCCTATGGCCAAGAGAATTCCCGCATTCCCTACCAGAGTAATCAAGTAGGTCAgcagaaagccacttccgcgcctgcaatggaggtggggttgtgggcttcccgactGAACCATTGTGtaggggctgcgagctcagcccctgcgcgatgaaAGGTTCCCACCTACGTCACACCTGGACCGACCAATAAGGTCggccgggggcggggcttggcaGTTTAAAGCTCCCTGCCGGCGGGAACTCGGCCTCTTTTCTCCCTGTTTGCTGGAGCGAATGATTCAGAGGCACAGAGCGTGGCTCCTGCTTTTCGCTAGTCTGCTTTATTTCTTCTCTGCTTTATTTCTTCTTGCTTTTTTCCcttgtctttttttccctttcccgggggcggggcttggtccagagcctggagacgccagggccgtaaggcacgctcCTACGGTGGCCACAGGGGgcgttccggtagatgtacatcactagactccttactggtggttaacttctcatggactccaacacacgggttggagtcggatatagtctgataggttccaacgcctaagccaataccactcaacatccgtaatcaataaagtcgtggccttaaccacccaattataACTTAATTCTTGTGTCTTGTTTCTTTATTTcacggggaaggagggacattgccacacaattgcCACAAAGAGGGAGATTTTCACTTCCGGGAGATCAGACAGCTCAGTGAGGTAAAAATCTTTTGTTTCTGTGATATATTTTTTCTCCATCTTCCTGCCAATCAGGTCAACTGAGATATCTAAAATACAGTGAAAACAGAGtaaatttgtttaaaatttaACTACTTAACAATATATAATTGATTACCTATCTGACTTTTATTTACATAGAGCATGACTCCTTTCGTGTCTCCACACATCCCTCATCCACCCATGGCTACCAGCTTGGCCAGAGGGGACTGGCAACGAACTGAGTGGGAAGGAATTGCCTGACCCTTGTTTGAAACAAGGTAATATGTACTTTTCACTGTGCAATAATTTAGATTTAATACAGCAAAGCTCTACCATGAGCCACTGAGAAATGGAAATGCCATCTTATCAATAATCTAATCAATAATCAattttgaaatttgaaatacAAAGTTTAGGCCATATTAGGCGTCAAGCAAAAACCTGAGCTTTGACTGATTAACAGTCTGTGTCCTTCCTCTCTTCTTAAAGCTTTTCCGCCTAAATACGCCATGGGCTCTTGTGTGTGGATAGTACCATTAGGGCTACATAAAGATTCAGAGAATGAATTTGCTATTGGGATATATTACTAGGAGGAGGAGCAATTCCTCAGTACTTTGAATCATTATTGGATTTAATTTATGTTTCCAGTGGAATCATTATTAGTAGAATGGAATAAAAAAATGATGGAGGGATGTAACACATATATTATGAatctgcagggctgtcttaagcatatctggcgtccTGGTGGCGTGGTGCGAAGATCCTTctggcgcccgcccccccccccgccccgtttcacagcgtggctgtctggcggcccggcgccctggcaccctgtgccaccttgccgtagggccggccctgtgaaTCTGATCAATGTCAGTTTGCTGCAAATACACCTTTATAAACCTTCAGATGCAAATTCTTTTTTCAGCTTTTTAATCCGAAATTTCCATCAGGCATTTGCAAGTTTTATAATGAGATAGTTCAGAATAGTAGTCCAGGATTCATTGCAAGATACATGCTGAAAGAAGGAGGTGGCTGTTTCTTGCTAAAACCAATAGAAGTCAGAAAATTTGCATAGTGACATATATGAACATTCCTCTCCAAAAGGTTCTATTAATTTTTCAGGTAAGACAGTTATTTGCCAAAGGTGACATACTTTAATAAAACTAAATAGATTTAAAACATGCATAATGACAACAACATATTGCAAAGATAAttggtgggattcacctaagtTGTTGTGTGCATAGAATGAAGTCCACTCAGGCCACATCTCCTTCCACCTTGTGCCCCCAGTATTCCCTAAATCTGCTGTAGGGGATTGGGAGAAAACCCAGAGCAGGGTGCAAGAGGAGTGCATGgcagaagagaggggggaaggtcCTATTGTGCAGGTGGACGTCGTTCCCCTGCTCATGTGCCCCTTTGCGCTGCACTGAATTCCACCTACTATGTTTGTTCAACTGCAATCACAAAACCCATGGTATACATCCCTACAATTGGATTTAAAACTTAGGGAGTGGGTTTAAAATCAACTTAATAGATTTAAAAATTAGATAATTGCAACAATATATTGTGaatatgcttcttcttctttttactgcaAAACTTAAACCTACAATATgcgttcccattttacagataatgGATTTAAGATTGTGCAAAGGAAGCTTGCAAAAGATCACCAGCTGAGATCATGACTTCTGATCTCTGATTGTTAGTTCAAGAGTACATGAGTTAGTACATGAGTAAGAAACAGGACTGCAGTTTTATCATATTAGACTACCTACCAACAAACTGAAGCCACTTGCCTTTCTTGCTTTCCAAGTAATCTGTAGCACCACATTATTAATCAAGACGGAAAAAAAAATGTGGAGTCAAGAGAAATGCTGGCATATGTGTTCTGAAGTAAAGTTTAAAAAACACTGCATCTGCCATGAGGGGAAATGGCACCAAGAGAAAGTGGCTACATTTGGACAAAGGTCTCAAAGGAATCCTGCAGTTGCTGACTCAGTTGCGCAAAAGCTCTTTTGGCCAAAAGGAATACAATGGTCTTGATCATGGgcctagccaggatttttgttttgagtggggcaggccttttgttgggagGCACAACCTCAGTGAGCTATGTATTCCTACTGGTTTTTATTgatgaggggcagctgcccctccctgcaccCTCCCTGCCCATGCTCCTGATCCAGAGGAAAAAAATGTTAGTCCTATGTTCTGGTGAACTCAAGCAAACTTTATATAACCATAAAATAGGGtttccagatgtccccatttcccggggacagtccccggatttgcgaatCTGTCTCCGGACAAATTCAATCCCCAGGAtatccccggatttcatctaatatCCCCGGGAaatgcggcagcagcagcctcagcagcctggagccagcctggtagctgCAGTTGGTTCTGgatggcttcaggagctgcccaCTGCCATGCCGCCCACcattttgcctcgccggaagtccccatttgatggtggtgcaggggctctaagatgcagcttccaggctgcctccaccttccctgaccccaactaagctgtgaagggaggcttcatgctgcccaTCAGAGCAGCCCTGATcctaactcagtgtttctcaaccagtgtgcctccagatgttttgggactacaactcccatcatccctagctagcaagaccagtggtcaggaatgatgggagttgtagtcccaaaacatctggaggcacactggttgagataCACTGTCctaactcctacttgcgtgcaagcaggagcggggcggggatctctcagttaggcaatgggaagcctcccttcccaactGAGGGatacctgccccctcctgcttgcaggcaagtaggaatgggattggggctgctccgatgggaagggaggcattgcaCTGCCCAAGCTGCGGCTCTCAGCCCTCccccgccttccatgcctgacccaccgcgcactgcctccccaccaccaccatcaccaaagaaccaacaactcaggggctgcccagcctcatggagaaaggagatagaagccccggaggaaggggaaatgtggcggttgaggtcaaggcagtGGCTGCAcctctgccactgccatcgctgcagcatcaacatccagaacattatttgtttgtttgtttgtttgtttgtttaaagtgtccctggattcattgaaaaaaatctggtaaccttaccataaAATCTCATTGATTTCTATGAGGATTAAGGGCAGCAAATTTGCTCAGGACCAAACCAGGTTTAAAAGGCTCTTTTATAAACTGCATCTTGCATTCCTGTTATCTTCCAATTGAGAGGCCACCCAGAAGAATCTAAAAATTGTGGTGTGCGCTGTTAAACATCCAGCTATTAGAAAGTCACAAATAGGGGGAAAGAAGATTGTATATCAAATAGCTTTCCAGGATTGATCTTCCTGTTATCAACACACAGACTGAACCAGCATTAGACAGCAAAATCATTATCAACTTCAACGTGCCAATGCCTGTCTGTTGTATCACCCTAAAATCTCAATTCCCCCTTTCCTCGCTATCCATACCCTCCCACCTGCCCCAAAGTCTTGCGATTTTTGCCTTAAAACCTTCTCAGAACCCTACTCCTGAATGCCCCCTAATTCCGCTGACAATCTCTGGTCTGCTTCCAGGCCTCAACATGAAAAGATCCCTAGATTTGAGTGTCAGATTGCATGCCAGATTGCATGTGAGATTTGCAGACCTGTGTCCAAACTGCATACGGgatttacttgaatctaatgcgccatcaaatctaatgtgcaccttaattttcaaaACATAATTTGGCCCAAAAGAAATGCGCATTAGATTTCAGTAAATATGGTACTTCATAAATGATAGTCTCCCAGTACAGGctcataggaaggaaggaaggaaggaaggaaggaaggaaggaaggaaggaaggaaggaaggaaggaaggaaggttgtaGTGACTTTtagccataggtgccaagttccagattgaaaaatccgggatcagcagcaccgcggcaccggaagtcgcttctactcacttccggacatgcgtagaagcgacttccgatgccgctgtgcccatttccaaaatgtccgccgcgccagaagtcacttctacgcacttccggacatgcgtagaagcgacttctggcactgcagacattttggaaatgggcacagcggcattggaaatcacttctacgcatgtccggaagtgcatagaaccgacttctggcgctgcagacatttttcaAATGAGCACAGCGGCATCGTAAGTCACTTccatgcatgtctggaagtgcgtagaagcgacttccagtgccggcatggcaccagaagaacatggccgccggcaggagctccataatccaggggaatacggggtattttgccattcgggacacctgcgggaaacggtaagaaactacgggggtttcccggggaaaacggggtacttggcagctatgcttttagcTCAGAAGTACAAGGTATTTGAAGGACAGTATTCAAGGACAGGGAGGAATGAAACCAGCAACTTCATGAAAATCTTTTCAAACCAAATGCTTTGACCAAGGCCCTCTTAACATCCTTATTCCTCAGACTGTAGATCATAGGGTTTAGCATAGGAGTAACAATCCCATACAACATGGAAACAATTCTGTCCTGTTTGGGTGAATAGCTGGAGGTGGGGCGAACATAGGTGGCAATGGTGGTCccataaaacaggaaaacaacgGTCAGGTGGGAACCGCAGGTAGAAAAAGCTTTGCGCCTTCCCTCAGCAGAGCGCATGCGCAGAATAGCAGAAATGATACACACATAAGAGATCAGCGTGACCAGGAAAGCACCACCTCCTAAAATGCCAGCCACAAGCAGGAGAACCAGTTCTGGGAGAAAAGTAGAGGAGCAAGAGGCAGCCATTAGTGGTGGGATATCACAGTAATATTGGTGAATTTTATTGGGCTCACAGAACGATAATGTAAAGGTCATTGAGGTATGAATCATGGAATTGATGAAGCCGGTTAGCCAGGTCCCAGCAGCCAGCTGAACACACCGCCTTTTCGTCATGATGTTTGTGTAGTGCAAGGGACTGCAGATTGCCACGTAGCGGTCATACGCCATCACTGAGAGCAAGAAGATTTCGGTGCCCACAGCATCAATCAGAAAGAAGAGCTGTAATACACAACCAACAAATGATATTGTCTTGTCCTCCGACATAAAGATCTGGAGCAT
The nucleotide sequence above comes from Zootoca vivipara chromosome 1, rZooViv1.1, whole genome shotgun sequence. Encoded proteins:
- the LOC132592806 gene encoding olfactory receptor 5V1-like — encoded protein: MEKTNITKTRDFYFIELSDLPEVRIFLFVAILLIYLITLVGNGSILMAIATDVHLQTPMYFFISSLSFLDVLCPTVTVPKMLQIFMSEDKTISFVGCVLQLFFLIDAVGTEIFLLSVMAYDRYVAICSPLHYTNIMTKRRCAQLAAGTWLTGFINSMIHTSLTFTLSFCEPYKINQYYCDIPPLMAASCSSTYLPELVALLVAGILGGGAFLVTLISYIYIISAILRMRSAEGRRKAFSTCGSHLTVVFLFYGTTIATYVRPTSSYSPKQDRIVSMLYGIVTPMLNPMIYSLRNKDVKRALVKAFGLK
- the LOC118090933 gene encoding olfactory receptor 5V1-like; the encoded protein is MQKDNTTTAKDFYLTELSDLPEVRITLFVVILLTYLITLAGNGAILIAIVTDSHLQTPMYFFISSLSFLDVLCPTVTVPKMLQIFMSEDKTISFVGCVLQLFFLIDAVGTEIFLLSVMAYDRYVAICSPLHYTNIMTKRRCVQLAAGTWLTGFINSMIHTSMTFTLSFCEPNKIHQYYCDIPPLMAASCSSTFLPELVLLLVAGILGGGAFLVTLISYVCIISAILRMRSAEGRRKAFSTCGSHLTVVFLFYGTTIATYVRPTSSYSPKQDRIVSMLYGIVTPMLNPMIYSLRNKDVKRALVKAFGLKRFS